The genomic stretch GGGTTGAGTAAACTGATTATTAATCCTGAGGAAAGACTAGGAGATGAGTTGTCTTCTCATCTGTTCCGTATCTGCTACAGAGGACTAGAAAAGAACCAGGAGAATCTGGATTCTCTAGGGTCTTAGGACACTTtgcaaattttattaaatatgtgtcttttaaaaaacctaaatgaactttaaaagtagaaataaagtgaACTTCATTTTCTAATCACAGTGCTGGAAAAccaaaaattaagaggaaaatggCAATGCTGTACAGTTCTTGGGTCAAAGAgaaattataatgaaaactgTGATAACTTTGAAATCATCAATAATAACATGGTGATGGTTAATTTGATGTGCAATTTGACTGAACTAAAGGATGCCCAGATTGCTGGTACAACATGATTCCTAGGCATGTCTGTGAGTGTTTTCAGAAAAGATTTGCACTCATTCAGTGAACTGAGTAGCGTTCCACCTTCACTGATATGTGTAGGCATCATCCAATCTGTTGAGGGCCTGAATggaacaaaaaggcagaggaagggcgAATTCCCTCTTCAGCTGCAATGTccatcttttcctgcccttgAACATTGGAGCTCCTGCTTTTCTGGCTTTCAGACTCAGGGACCTACACCTGCAGCTCCCCTTGCCTTGCCTACCCCCCATCTCCATTCTCAGGCTTTTGGCTTTGGACTGAGTTAAACCATTGGCTCCCCTGGTTCTTACATTGTCATACCTGGAATGAATTACACCACCAGCTTTCCTTTTTCATCTGCTTGCAGATGAAAGATTACGGGACATAAGCTTTGTAACTATATGGGTGGATTTCTATACTAAatctaattataaaaaaatatatatattatgtatatacaaattttatgtatacatttccatctgtccatcctccctatttctctggagaatcctggcTAATACaagcattatatataaaatgtatggaATGTGACCAAAGccatatttaaaggaaaattcatagccttaaaatacttttatcatTAAACAACAAATACTTAAGATACAATATGCTGGATATTTATTGCAAGTGTACACTGTGCAGGGCctgaacaaaatatattttatcttcataGTACTTAGGAGGTGGGTACCATGTTTTGCCCTTCATAATACTTAGGAGGTAGGTACTATATTTTGCCCTATTTGAAATGCTCAGAAGTATAATTAGGCACATCCATACCATGTTCTAACTATGACATGTTTCTAAGAACTATTTCACATAATCCTTGATCCAatgccacaaatatttattagtgcTTATTATACACAGGATACTATGACAAAGAGATGAAGAATAGATGTTTTCTACCCTATAAAATCCAGTCATGTGTGTTCCTGATGTAGATGATACAGCTCCATTTATGATTGCAACTAACTCTACTAGCTAAAATTGATTGCATTAAATGCTAAAACTGATACATAAACCCATGGTTGCAGAGAGTAAAGATTCCAACTGAAGTCGGGGCAGGAGTCCATTGTGGTGCTTGTTGCCACTGCTCAGGGAAGCATCTCTAAGTTCAAACAATTAGTTAATGTGATCAAAGCAGGAAGAGCACATATGTTTTCACTTTATTAAAATATTGCATAGATACAGAGCAGTTGGGCACATCCATTCTAAGGCACTGTCCTGGTTTGAATGCAATTCcacaagagagaaaagagaagccaTTACATTCAGTATTATTTACCTCTACATTCAGACTCCTCCCCTGTTCCATGTTTATTGCTACTGGGATCTCAATTTTATCCCCAAACTTATAGCAGCATCATACTGGGACCTGGATGACAAAATGAAGGACACATCCTGGCTCTAGTACTTGGTATGAATTGACACTTAACTACAAACTCTCTTGCGCTGCTCTCCATTTGTTTCCCAACTCTTGTTTAACTAAAGATATTATAAActctttacaaattaatttttaatagtttccaTTAAGCCTAGAACAGGACTAGTTAGGCACATAGTACATACCCCCACAATGCTTATATTAAATATCAGTTGCAAGAACTTTaatggaatagaaaaaaatatactttCCCTAATTCTAGTTTAAGGAAAGGATGACTGGTATCTTCACAAAGGAAAATACTTGAATGTCCTATTGCTTGCATTTTTTAACAAGGAACTAGGCTGAAtgaatattttcatgtattaaCAGCTTTAACTGACAAAGAGAGTTCTTCCTTTGCTATAGGAACTTGAGTCATTACCACTAGTATATGAGAACATTTATATAAGTAGCAATGTGTGTGTGAGATTATAAGTAAAATTCAAAGAGGTTACAAATCACTGAGCAACACATAAATATCTGAATTACTGACCCTTACCTCCTTAAATGATGTGTTTATGTtacataaaaaaaataagtgtaaaGATTATTTCATAAAAGCCTTGAAGCAACCAGAAATAGCTAGGCTTGGGAACAATCAGGTTATACAGATAGCTATAGAAATATGTGTTAAAGGCAGTGTGTTCCAAGAATATTTGCAGAATACGAGCTCTGTGGGTTATTATTGGGTATACATGAAAACGGGTCCTGGGGTCAAACAGGATTGCAAAACACTGAGCCAAAAGAGGTACTTTTTCCATCTTCATGAGAGGACCTCTCAGAATCCTCATAGGCTGATGTGCACTGTGaatctacaaagcagaaatagcagGAAGGGATTCCCAAACTTACTTGCAAACTATCTTATAGAAATAGGTGTTCTATGACACACACTTAGGGAGACACTGAATTAAAGAATGGGTAAAATTTTAAAGCACTGAGAGACACACAGTTGAATagcaaaggagagtgaaaagcaaTGGATACTGGTTCCTCAGTCAGTGTAAATTAAATTAGAGTCTACTTGTATGACTTCAACTGGCAAATGGGTTCTTCCACAAAGAGTTGACTTATCCTGGGAACAAAATAAATCATCAAACCAATACTCAGCTCTGAGCAGCATCACCCCAGACTGCCAACTAAGCAGATTAGTCAACTTTGCAAAATTCAAAAGTAAAGattaaaattctaatttcttcaaaaacaaaattttcaatgGAAAGAACCCAGTTCATAGCAGGCAAACGAAATTCTCTTCATCCATGTGTTCctaacacatttttattatttcataaaatacaCTGTCTCCTTTGTTGTCACTTGGGACACATATAAAGTTTTAAACTAATATAATCACTTTTAATAATGACAGAATAATTATGGTAATACTGTAATAGATATGCCAGATAAATATGATAATCCATTATGTTGACCCTACCCTGAAAAGGATTGCCATTATTTTTATGCTGACATTTATGATATGGTTGGCTTGGTTCACAAAAATTGtcaatgtaataaaaaaaatgagtTGCAGAGACAGCATAAATCAAATCTATGAAAACTGAAAGAGTAGGTAGATACTCTAGAATTCATATAACTTGGAAGATGggtttttaaagtagaaaaaaaagcttttcttttcttacaaGCTCAAACAAAAGAATTCTTCCAAGACAAACACGCTGCTGCATGtttaagattttgttttgggGTTAGTTATCAATCTCTGTAGGATTTGTTTCCTTTAACAATCCTTAAAGAAGTCCTCTAAAGTGAGTGACTTGGTGCATAATAAGGCCTGCTCTCTGTCTGAAGCTTTTAGAACAATGACTACACTTGTATGGCTTCTCCCCTGTATGAATTCTTAAATGAATAACAAGGCTTGGTCTCTGTCTAAAGCTTTTCCCAcaataattacatttaaaaggtCTCTCTTCAGTGTGTGTTCTCTGGTGCAAAGTAAGAGCTGTCAGCCTACTAAAACTCTTCCCACAATTATGACATCTATGAGGTTTCTCACCCGAATGAGTTTTCAGGTGTCTTTTAAGACTTGATCCATGACAAAAACTTTTCCCACACTCAAGACATTTATATGTTTCTTCTTCAGAATGGGTTCTCTGGTGCCCTATAAGGTGTGACCGCCGAGTGAATCGCTTTTTACACACAGTGCATTCATAGGGTCTCTCCCCTGTGTGAAGTCGTTGGTGTCTGTAAAGGTCTGAACTACGGAGGAATCTCTTTCCACATTCAGGGCACTTATGAGGTTCCTCTCCTGAATGAATTCTCTGGTGCCCTGTAAGTTGTGACTTTCGAGCAAAACATTTCCCACACTGAGAACATCGGTGAGGTTTGTCACCCGGACTCTTCTTCTTATGGGGTCTTGGGTTGAGAGGTTCTTCCAAGTTGGAGCTCTCAGGTTTCTCTCCTGCTGAGGGGTTCTGATGCTCTACAAGTTTTGTTAAATCTCTCTGTAAATCCTCTGGAGGGGTTTCCCATTGATTTTCTAGCTGTACATAGTCTTTTTGCAAAATGGGGCCATGAAGAGCATTCCCCTCTAAAGTAACAATAAATGGATACATATTCTccagttttttctgtttttctgaagtatcttcttcattttctattcCAATCTCAAAACctgagagaagaaacagaatacaGATCTCACCATGTCCcacatggaaaagaacatgagggAAAATGAAGAGTTTATATTAAACCATTCATAGAAATAGAGATGTTCCTTAGTAGAATCCAAAACTCTTTACCCTGAtcaaggttgattttttttcttttctttcttgtgtgGTATCAATGAACAATTACTTACCTAACTTGGAATCAAGTAATTGCTTAATTTCTTTGGAATCTTGCAGTTCCTTCACCCATGCCTCTTCTCTATGTTCCAATGGAAAGCTCACGTCAAGTTTTGGTATTGGGTATCCTTGCCAGAAGAAAGATGAGAAGCATAATAGTTTGGGTTATCAAAGGTTTTTACAGAGTTAAACATGATATCTTGGACATGTGGCTACTTAATATTCACTTCCTCCTCAATTACTATTACATCACCTGGAATCTCTTGCAAgagtcttttttctttaaagataagAACAAAAAATGAGAGAACAACCTTTTGTATTCAACTTAAGGCACTCTTCCTCTAACCTATGGAAGGGGAGTGAATCAATTCTGTGCTGAAATCAATACACTAAATTGCTACTTTATCTATTTTGATAATAGAATTATTTAGGTTAGAGCCaagagagtgaagtgaaagtgttagtcactcagttgtgtctgactctttgtgacccatggactgtagcccaccaggctcttctgtccatggacttctccaggcaagaatactgaagtgggttgccatttccttctccaggggatcttctcgacccagggattgaacctaggtctcccacactgtgggcagactctttaccaactgagccaccagggaagaccctaggtTAGagccaaaatatgaaataaatcttCATAAAGTTGGCATTGAAACTGAGAAATGCTGATATTGAGTACTATATGAAGAGAAAGAGGTAAAGCCAGAAGTTTTGCAACTGCTTATTGGAATAATTTCAATTGAGATTTCCAAATTATAATGGAAACTGACTGGGCTGACAACCAGAAAAGCAGTTTATGTTTGCTTCAGCTGAAATTTGGAAGTGGACTGATTCTCCTGAAATTACCCCAAGTAACCATTAAAGAGTGTTTCTCACTATCAGGCTAAGGACAACTGAAGAAATTTCTCCATTCAGTGCCCCCTCCCCGTGTCCTATTACTCTCTCCTTATTGAGAGCCTCTCTGCTCAGTCTCTCTCCACACCCCTTCCTCGCCTTCTCTGCTCTGCCCAAGTTAACTGGTCCGTCCGTCATCAAGTGTGGGTTGGAAGTAGCTCATTTGAGATAGAAATGCAGCATGATGTTTAAATATTAGCaccattaaaataatattagcaGGTTAATTTGATGAATTTTAACCATTATATCAAAACATAGGAAGTGGactaaaatatcttattttatattttcatggaaaaaaagatcttttaagattaagaaacaaaaatgtgCTTCATATAAAATTCTGTTTAAATTCACTAtattgtttttttggggggggtttcAAAGCTAAGAATAGGATGAGAGGGCAATGAGACCAAGGTCAAATAAACTGGAGGTCACAGGTCAAAGGAAAGCTGCCATTATGTATTAAAAATGGAAGCAAACTGAAACTTGAAATAAGCAGAGAGAGTAGCAAAGGCCTACGTGTCAAATACTGATGTATAACCTAAATGCAGGAAGGGAGACAGATTTCCAGTATGATACCATGAGGAGCTCTGTAGACCTATTTCCCAGTTTAACTggtgaaaattattaaaaataatacaagaaacATTTAAAGTCTAGGAAATTAAGAAACATCTATTTTTAATACCCCCAGAAGGGGGAAAATGGAATAGAGTTACATACAAGAAATATTTCTACATCTCACTGACATTAAGTCAGTATAAATCTGAAGCTGATTATAAGTCAAGATGTACATGTTAACTCTAGAGTAACCACTAAGGGAATAactaaaaattgtgaaaattcatTAAAGTCAGTAAaatgttacatttaaaatatttacttggtGTCAAAGAAAGCAGTAAATGACATAGAGGGACAAAAAAGATATGAGACATAGATATGAGACATatccaaaaatgaaaactaaaatagcAGATACAAATCCAACCATATCAAAGATAAGATTAAATGGTATGAAttaaacaactcaatcaaaaggcagagattgtcagactggatttttaaaaatccaactaTATGCTATCCAAGGAAACACACTTCAGATTCAAAGATACAAACAGATTGAATGTAAAGGGACAGAAGAAGATATGTCATGCAAGCAGCAAGCAACCATAAGACAGCCAGAAtgactatattaatatcagacaaaatagatagTAGAACAAGAGAATCacttcataatgataaaaggatcaatccaccaggaagatgtaacaattataacCATATGTGCACTTTGCAGtagcaaaatatatgaaaaaaaaatgtaaaaagaaatagacaattgATAACAATAGTTGTGGACTTCAATACCTCTTGCACCGCTAGATAGAAAATTTAGGCAGAATATCAACAATAGAAGACTTTAAATACCATAAACCAACTAAACATCACAGACGTTTACAGACAACACTCCACAGCgaacaacagcagaatatacatgCTTCTTAGGTGCAGAAAAAATTGTACAGGACAGTCGAGATGctctaacataaaataaatgctcaaaaatgTTAAAGGATCACATTCCCCCACTAAAATGACATcataaataacagaaagaaaattggGAAAGtcacaaatataaagaaattgaACAACACATTCCTAAGTAACCCatcagtcaaagaagaaatcaaaagggaaactAGAAATATTCTGaggtaaatgaaaatgaaaactttggGAGGTAAAACCAGTGCTTagttagagggaaatttatagctatGAACGCctatattaaaaaggaagaaaaatctcaataacctaactttacaccttaTACCATACCCTGGATGCAGACAGGAAATGTGTGCTCAAACTTGAGCTTCTTCCTGAATGTTAACTTCAtgcaatttttaattatataccaACTCCACCCCTACCCACCTCCATTATTCTGCATAACACACAGATCCTTATGCCTCTGGGGCACTCAGTCTCCTCTTCCTGGACTCTCAGAGCCCTGCTTCTGACACTATCACCAGTTTATATTCTCCAACCTATGCTCAAAGCCTATGTCAGTAGAGGCCACTAACCATTCCCCTTGACCCGTCTCCCACCCTTCTGACCTGAGTTCCCATCCtctagtgactgcagccatgaaattaaaagatgtgtgctccttggaagaaaagctatgacaaatctagacagcatcttaaaaagcagacattactttgccaacaaaggtccatatagtcagagctggTTTTTTCAGGAGTCAtacatggatatgagagttggaccataaagaaagctgagcacgaaagaattgatgcttttgaactgtggtgttgaagaagactcttgagagtcccttggactgcaaagagatcaaaccagtcaatcctaaaggaaatcaatcctgaatattcattggaaggactgatgctaaagctgaagccccattactttggccacctgatgtgaagagctgactcattagaaaaaccctgatactggaaaagattggaggcaggaggagaagggagcaacagagaatgagatggttggatggcatcactggctcaatggacataagtttaagcaaGTTCtgaaagatggtgaaggacaggaagcctggcgtgctgcagtccatgaggtcgcaaagagttggacatgactgagtgactgaactgaactgaaaatatagaagcaacccaagtaaaCATTTATGGAAAATGGATAAgctaaatgtgatatatacatacaaaggattattattcagcctttaaagggatggaaattctgacatatgctacaacatgaatgaaccctgagaacattgtgctaagtgaaatacgccagtcatgaaaagacaaacactgcattATTTTACATGAGGTAcacagagtagtcaaattcattaAAACATAAAGTTGAATGGTGGTaaccaggagctggtgatggggtggggggcagggtgtgGAATGTAGAAATGAGAAGTTGTGtaaatgggtatagagtttcagttttacaagatgaaaacagTTATGGAGATGGACGTTGGGAATGGCTCCACAAAATTACAAATGTATTTAATACCTCTGACCTGTACACATAAAAATGGTTGAGGTTGCAAATCTTAGGTTGTGGGTATTATATCAtgataaaaaaattgaaaagagaaaaacaggctTCCTGAGCAGGGCCATTAGCTTAAGGGATTTTCAATCCCACTCAATCTAAGGTGCTTTGTGACCAGCTATTCCCAGAGAGATATTTCCTCCTTCTACTCTTGATCAGAGTGGCCCATTTCCATCAGGCATTCCCCAACCCTAGAGAGCTCTTGAGCTCTcaaaacagaaaccaaagaaaggaaatcaaaccctTGCCTTACCAGGGTCAAGAAAGGGCTGGCCTTCCCCAGCAGCACTGAAGCTCAGCTCCTGAGGCCCAGCTTGTGGGATCCATGCCTCTGCCACTGGGACTTCTGGGGCAGGTCCCATTACTTGGAGTGGGGGTGACTCCAGGTGGATGTTTGGTGGTATGTGTGCCATTCCCACTGGTGCCAGTTCTTCCAAGAGCATTTCCTGCCTATCAAGCTGGAGGAAATGCCAGAACCATCACTAAAAGTCCAGACCATCCCTGCCCAGTAACAATATAATGCAAGCTACCCATGTCCTTTTAAATTTACCAGAGGCCATatgaaacaaaaaaggaaacaaagttaATCTTAACAACAtaatttaacccaatatatctaaaatatcatAATTTCAGAATGTAATCAATTTAAACAATTGTTAGTGAGATATTTTACctactcttatttttttaatttatttttatctcttgttTCATATTAAGTTTTCAGAATGTGCTGTGTATGTTATACTTAGAGCATATTTCAACTTGGAATAGCCACATTGCAAGTGCTTAAGAGCCACACTTGGCTATTGGTTACTGTGCTGGGTAGTGCATGATTAGACCATACAAAGATAAAATCTTATATGGTAAGCTAAaccagaaagacagagaaagggaaacCATAAATTCATCCTATCCTAGGAGGCAGGGAACCTTGGATGACTCCTGCTCAGGCAGGCTAACAACAGAGCCCAATCGACACCCCCTGCTGGAGTGCCCCTAATGCCCACCCACGAGTACTTCCTGCCT from Cervus elaphus chromosome X, mCerEla1.1, whole genome shotgun sequence encodes the following:
- the ZNF449 gene encoding zinc finger protein 449 translates to MAVALGCAIQASLNQGSVFQEYDTDCEVFRQRFRQFQYKEAAGPHEAFNKLWELCCQWLKPKMRSKEQILELLVLEQFLTILPTEIETWVREHCPENRERVVSLIEDLQRELEIPEQQLDRQEMLLEELAPVGMAHIPPNIHLESPPLQVMGPAPEVPVAEAWIPQAGPQELSFSAAGEGQPFLDPGYPIPKLDVSFPLEHREEAWVKELQDSKEIKQLLDSKLGFEIGIENEEDTSEKQKKLENMYPFIVTLEGNALHGPILQKDYVQLENQWETPPEDLQRDLTKLVEHQNPSAGEKPESSNLEEPLNPRPHKKKSPGDKPHRCSQCGKCFARKSQLTGHQRIHSGEEPHKCPECGKRFLRSSDLYRHQRLHTGERPYECTVCKKRFTRRSHLIGHQRTHSEEETYKCLECGKSFCHGSSLKRHLKTHSGEKPHRCHNCGKSFSRLTALTLHQRTHTEERPFKCNYCGKSFRQRPSLVIHLRIHTGEKPYKCSHCSKSFRQRAGLIMHQVTHFRGLL